The sequence AGTCTGCCTCATTACGAACATCTAAAATGACTGCTTCAGTTTTGTTAGCTATTATTTCAAATTCTTTTGGAGATAGTGGCTTGTTCGCTTTTTCCTTGATAGTATCTAAACTTTCATATCCTTGAATATTCATTAATACATTTTGAGGAAAATAGGCAGGTGGAGGAGTTAGACCGTCAAGTAATTCTTTTTTAAATTCTTCAACTGTCATGTCTGCTCTTAAAGCATAATTTGTTTTTTTCTGATTCCCTAAGGTATCAGTTGTTTCTTTGCTCATGTTTTTTCCACAAGCGCTTCCAGCTCCATGATTTGGGTAAACAATTAAATCATCAGCCAAAGGCATTATTTTATTTCGTAAAGAATGAAATAAATATTCTGCTAATTTTTCTTGTGTTAAATCTGCTATTAATTCTTGTGCTAAATCAGGACGCCCAACATCGCCAATAAATAAGGTGTCACCAGTAATTATTCCGTGTTGTTTTCCGTTCTCATCTAATAGTAAGTAGCAAGTACTCTCAAGTGTGTGTCCAGGAGTGTGAATTGCTTTTATTGTATAATTTCCAATTTTAAACTCTTGATTGTCTTCTGCAATAATTGCTTCAAAATCAGGATTGGCAGTTGGACCAAATACTATGTTGGCATCTGTTTTTTTAGCTAAATCCAAATGTCCAGAGACAAAATCAGCATGAAAATGTGTTTCAAAAATGTATTTTATTTTTGCGTTGTCTTTTGCAGCTCTGTTTATATAAGGTTCAACTTCTCTAAGTGGATCGAATATAGCAGCTTCACCGTTGTTTTTAATATAATAGGCAGCGTGTGCAATGCAACCTGTATAAATTTGTTCTATTTTCATCTGTGCTTTATTTATTAGTTTTAGAAATAACTATTATAATAATAGTTATGTGTAAATTGAATTTCTGAGAACAAAACTACGAATAAATAATTCTTAAAGAAGTAACAAAAGTTACTTTACAACAATTCTTTAACTAAAATTACAGTAGCCATTAGGAACACAAAGTAGGTGAATCCTTTTTTTAGATGTTTTTCATTTATAAATTTATTAAGATAAATTCCGATGAAGATTCCAATAATAGAAACGGAAGCAAAAGAGAATAGGAAAAACCAATCTATTGTGTGATTTTGAACATCTCCAATAAATCCAATAGAAGAATTAATTGCAATAATGAAAAGAGATGTCCCTATTGCTTTTTTCATAGGTAATTTAGCAAATATAACTAATGACGGAATAATTAAAAAACCACCACCAGCGCCTACAAGTCCAATTACTATTCCAATAAAAAAAGTTTGAAAAATTAACACACCTATTGTTGCTTTTTTTTCTTTTGAATTCTCGTTGGTCTTTTTCAACATAGCAAAAGCCGAAAAAAACATTATGATTGCAAAAAGCAACATTAGAAATGTCTCTTTCGTTAAAATATAACTTTCTAATGAGAAGATAATATCAGGTAAGGTAGGAATAATGAATCGTCTTGTTAAATAAACACCAATAAACGAAGGGATTGCAAACAAAATACCATTGTTAAAATCGACCAAACCATTTCTGTAGCTTTGAAAAGCACCCACCATAGAAGTAGAACCTACAATAAACAAGGAATATGCCGTTGCAATAATTGGATTAATATGTAATATATAGACCAATATTGGAACAGTTAATAATGAACCACCACCACCAGTAAGGCCTAATATTATTCCTATGCAAACAGCTCCTATGTAGGCAATGATTTCCATTAAAATTCTAAGATTTCAATTTTGTTTCGGTGTAGTTTTATTTTTCCTTGCAACTCTAAACTTTTTAAAAGTCTAGAAATAACTACTCTAGAAGTATGCATGTCTTGTGCAATTTGTTGATGTGTGTTGAGTATTTCAGTTTTCCCAATCACTTTTGCTTTGTCAGTTAGGTATTTATATAATCTCTCGTCTAAATTCATGAAAGCTAAAGTATCTATTGCTTCCAGCATTTCGTTCAGCCGTATATTATAACTTTCAAAAACAAAGTTTCTCCAAGTTTTATATTTTGTTAACCATTCTTCCATCTTTTCAACTGGAATCATAAATAATTGCACGTTATTTTCGGCTATAGCTCTAATCTTACTTTTAGATTGTCCCATACAGCATGTTAAAGTCATAGCACATGTATCACCTCTTTCTAAGAAATAGAGTAATAATTCATCGCCATTTTCATCTTCTCTTAAAATTTTTATAGCTCCATGAAGCAATAATGGCATCGATTTTATATAATCTCCAATTTCAATTAAATTGTCTTCGGCCTTGAATTCTTTATATATTGCTACATTCTCAATTTCGAGAAGTAAATCTTCTTCAAAAATATATCCGTAGGCTTCGTTTAATAACTCGTTCATTGTAATTGAATAATATTATTACCAAAGATACTCTATTCTTAATAATTTTATATGTTACTTTTGTTACACAAGCTAATATGTTGTTTGAAAAGAATATATTAGCTTGTGAATTTTATTTTATAGCGAGGTATCAATTTTGTATGTAATACTAATGTTTAGTACATATTGTATTCCAACTTCCGATTGGGCATTGTTGATTACTTTGTCAAAATCAGAAGTTGAAGGACTATCGTAATAATATGTAGTATTTTTTCGTGCTAGCTTTTTTATGAAATTTTGATTACGATTTCTAGTATATGTCTCAATTTCAGAATTTTCAAAGGCTTCATATTTTTTATACTGAGTATTTGGAAAGATAACCGAAAAATCTTCAGTAGCATTTGGAGTACCAATTATTCTCTTTTTAAATGCTTTCACATAAGTTTCTTTTTTCTGTTCAGCAATTTTAAATGCTTCTTCAAACAGTTCACCATGAATTGATAGAACATCATTATTAGAATAATCTACTTTTATAACATCGTAAATTTCATATTTTGAAGCAAGTGTAATTATATTTTCAATTTCGTATACATTTTTACTCGATATAATGATGTTCTTCTTTATTTCGAATCCTTTTTGAAATTGTTCAGCAGTATTATTTTCAACATTATAATCATATACTTTGGTTTGTGAAATAAAATCAACATAAATAGCTTCTTTTTTAATGTTGTTTTTTAATAATTCTTTTATGAAACCATTAATCCTTTGGTTAATTTGTGTGTTACAAACGGCTACTGTTTCTGCTTCTTCATTTGTACCTAAAACAATTGAAAAAGAATCAGCTTTCTTATTGAGAAGCACTTTTACATTGAGTGTTAAATGATTGTCGTTAATTGTAATAGTACTATTTTTTGTTCGATTCGTATCATAATCATTTTTGCCATACACTTGATTTCCGCTCATTTGAGATTGTACATTTATAATAATGAATCCAAATAAAATTGATAAATAATTTTTCATTTTTTTTGCTTTTTAAAGTTTAACAGAACAAACTTACTTGAAGTAGTGAAAAATAGTTGAGTAAAAGCACAGTAAACACATTGTAATGATTTTTCAGTACTTTTACAGCAGTTTTACAGTGAGTAAAAAAGCAATAAAAGTATTTTTACCAAGAATTACATGATAGATTTAGCAGTGTTTTATGAATTAAAG is a genomic window of Flavobacterium jumunjinense containing:
- a CDS encoding sulfite exporter TauE/SafE family protein, coding for MEIIAYIGAVCIGIILGLTGGGGSLLTVPILVYILHINPIIATAYSLFIVGSTSMVGAFQSYRNGLVDFNNGILFAIPSFIGVYLTRRFIIPTLPDIIFSLESYILTKETFLMLLFAIIMFFSAFAMLKKTNENSKEKKATIGVLIFQTFFIGIVIGLVGAGGGFLIIPSLVIFAKLPMKKAIGTSLFIIAINSSIGFIGDVQNHTIDWFFLFSFASVSIIGIFIGIYLNKFINEKHLKKGFTYFVFLMATVILVKELL
- a CDS encoding Crp/Fnr family transcriptional regulator, whose product is MNELLNEAYGYIFEEDLLLEIENVAIYKEFKAEDNLIEIGDYIKSMPLLLHGAIKILREDENGDELLLYFLERGDTCAMTLTCCMGQSKSKIRAIAENNVQLFMIPVEKMEEWLTKYKTWRNFVFESYNIRLNEMLEAIDTLAFMNLDERLYKYLTDKAKVIGKTEILNTHQQIAQDMHTSRVVISRLLKSLELQGKIKLHRNKIEILEF
- a CDS encoding SIMPL domain-containing protein, which translates into the protein MKNYLSILFGFIIINVQSQMSGNQVYGKNDYDTNRTKNSTITINDNHLTLNVKVLLNKKADSFSIVLGTNEEAETVAVCNTQINQRINGFIKELLKNNIKKEAIYVDFISQTKVYDYNVENNTAEQFQKGFEIKKNIIISSKNVYEIENIITLASKYEIYDVIKVDYSNNDVLSIHGELFEEAFKIAEQKKETYVKAFKKRIIGTPNATEDFSVIFPNTQYKKYEAFENSEIETYTRNRNQNFIKKLARKNTTYYYDSPSTSDFDKVINNAQSEVGIQYVLNISITYKIDTSL
- a CDS encoding MBL fold metallo-hydrolase; protein product: MKIEQIYTGCIAHAAYYIKNNGEAAIFDPLREVEPYINRAAKDNAKIKYIFETHFHADFVSGHLDLAKKTDANIVFGPTANPDFEAIIAEDNQEFKIGNYTIKAIHTPGHTLESTCYLLLDENGKQHGIITGDTLFIGDVGRPDLAQELIADLTQEKLAEYLFHSLRNKIMPLADDLIVYPNHGAGSACGKNMSKETTDTLGNQKKTNYALRADMTVEEFKKELLDGLTPPPAYFPQNVLMNIQGYESLDTIKEKANKPLSPKEFEIIANKTEAVILDVRNEADFVKAHIPNSIFIGLHGQFAPWVGALIRDVKQPILLITPEGKEEETVMRLSRVGFDNTLGFLNGGIEAWIKDNKEIDSITSVSPEEFEKNYENTAVIDCRRPAEYTSIRINKAKNIPLDFLNDHLTEIPKEENFYIHCAGGYRSVIWSSIMKSRGYHNMINVEKGMSGIKNTAIPLIENVCPSTLK